CGTTCCGCGAGCGTCTCCACGTGACCGTACATCATGGTTGCCGTACTTCGGCCGCCAAGCTGATGCCAGACGCGATGAACGTCCAACCAATCGTCGGTCATCACTTTGCCGCGTGTGATTTCGTTTCGCACGCGATCGACAAGAATCTCGGCACCCCCACCGGGTAGGCTGCCCAGCCCAGCAGCTTGCAATCGCTCAAGGACAGTCTTGAGAGGCAACTTCGAGAGTTTCGTAAAGTGATAGATTTCTGGAGGGCTAAAGCCATGGATATTGAGACTTGGGAACTCCTGCTTGATTTCTTGGAGCATCTCTTCGTACCACTCCAAGGGGTAATCGGGGTGCAAACCGCCCTGAAGCAGAATCTGATCGCCGCCTAGCTCTACGGTCTCTTCAATTTTCTTGAGGATCACACCACGGTCGAGAACGTAACCTTCAGGGGACTTTGGCTTGCGATAAAAAGCACAGAAGTCGCAGACCGCAGTGCAGACATTCGTATAGTTGATGTTGCGATCAATGTTGTAGGTGCGATAGTCCTCAGGATGCAGACGGCGAGTGATCTCGTCGGCGGCACGACCGAGAGAAGCCAAGTCGTAAGATTCTAGGAGCTGTAGTCCCTCTTCGGGCGTCAGCCTCTCACCGGCGACGGATTTCTCAAGCAAGTCGGTGTTAGTTAGCAGTGCAGTCATCGAAACGGAAGTCTGGTACTTGGTCAATCAGTTCTAGGGCCTTGGCTCGGCGGAAAAACTCCGCCAACCCAAGCCTTTGAGGCCGACCGAGATAAAAATTTAAATTGTCGCGGAGATAGCTGAGGATACGCTCTTCAGACAGCCCCATGACAGGGGATTGCTCACGTGCAATTTCGTGAAGGGCATCCTCACCGCGATCTCGCGCTGCGTCCAGGGCCTGTTCAACTCGCCCTAAACCAGGATACGCGGCCTGTGCCCCTGGCCGAGCCATCCACATGGCAAAGACAAAAGGCAAACCGGTCAGGTCACGCCACCGCTCACCCAAGTCCCACCGCTCAACAAAATCGTCCGAATCGAGATCAATGGCACGATCTCCGATCACCAGCAGGGCATCGGCTTCAACTTGCAAGGGATCGTCTTGGATGGGCAGCGGGATCAAATGAGGCCGAACCCCACATGCTTCGTGAAGTAGAATCTGGGAAAGGATGACGCTGGTTCGAGAGCCCTCATCCAAGGCAAGTGTGTTCACTTCAGCAGGAGGTCGTCGAAAGAGAAGCTGCACGCTCAAGACGGGGCCCAGGCATCCAATACAAGCGGTTGAAATAATCGACCATTCCGGATGCTTCGCTAGCTCGACGCATGGAGCCAAAGCGACATCTAACTCACCCGCTGAGAGTCTTTCGGCTAATTGGCTTGGCAACTCGAAGCTCAGTGCACACTCAGGCAAGTCTTCCGCCAACCCATGCACAAGTGGCTTGGTGTTGAGGTAGTTGACCGCACCAATTCGCAGGGGTTCGTTCGTCTCGTTGAGGGCGGACATGTCAGCTTGTGTCTTCTCAAGTGAATGTTGTTTCTGGAGCTAAATTATAGATCAGCCCAGACTGCTCTACGAGGCCAACCGGGGGCGTGATTCTTCGTTTAACTAGTGAAAAAGGCCCGCTTAGACCTCCAGCTCTCGAAATGCCTTGAGGCCTTTGCGAAGCGGTATAATCGTTACAGCAGCCGCTAGAGCGGAGGAGGCCGCTATGCCGATTAGCAGCAGGACTCGCGCGTCGAGGTTGGGTGCAAACCGCGGCGTAATATCCGACTGGCCAGCCAGGAGATAGAGATGACAGGGCAGGGCAGTCAGCAAGACAACAACTAAAATATAGAGGGCGCTGAGTACCAAATTGAGGGTTCCTCCAAAGCCGGCCGCTATTTTGGAAGGTGACTGTTCTCGAAAGTTCGGCATCATCGCGCCCAAGCCAACCGCCATACCGGAGAGCCCAAAGCAGAGCAACATGCAGATAAACTGATGAACCGCGATCACCAACCAACTGACCTCAAGCGTAACATCGCTTAACAGAATCAAGAACGCACAAGGAATCCAAGACCCTCCTGCGGCAAACCAGAACTTTCCCCAGAGAATCGTTTCCCGCTGCACTGGGAGCAGACTAAGGATCCAAAACCGTCGACCTTCCAAACTCAGAAGAGGATAGATGAAACGCGTAGTAAAGGTGGAAAGAATCAGGCCCACAACCGCCAAATTGAGAAAGCTGACGACGTTGACCCAAGTCAACACACTTAAGTCTGCCTTATGCTGCCGAAAGCGGTCGACGTTGGCAAAGTAAAGAGAAAGCAAACCAAAGAAGATCAGAAACTGCGACCACTGAACCGGATCTCGACGAAAGAGGCGTAGGTCTTTCACGATCAGCAGCCTAGTTTGCTTAGGAAACGAGAACATGAGTTTCTCAGCGAGTCGATCAATCCAGGAAAGATCGATTTTGATCTTCTTCGCTGACCGCGAGGCGAGTCCCCAGTAGCTTTCGCGAAAGAATCGTCTTCCCATCCATTTCACTAGCAAATGCAGCATCAATGCATTCGAAGTGATCAGGATGAGATACTGCCCGCTTTCCTTCCAGGGCAAATCCTTCGGGTTGAGGTCCCAGCGTCTGGCGGCATCGATGAGGGCGTGGCTCAGCCAAGTACTCGGAAGCCATTCGCCGCGGGTGAAGCTAAACCGCTGGTATGTCCGCTTGAACCAAGCCGCTCCCAGTAGTTCAGCATCGGCAATGGCGAGAGTCTTCCAAATTGATTGGTACGCAACAACAATCACCACGATAGCAGCAATACCTATCGCCAAGCGACGCATCTTAGGCAGGTGCTTGATCAACAAGAGGCAGCATACAGCTCCTATGGCTGACGGAATATAAGCGAAAGCGATCAGCAGGAAGGGCAAATACGCGTAGTAATACCACGGAGAGTGAACGACCCATCCGTAGGCAACCAACATCGGACTTGCAAGCAGGATGAAGCCCCAACTGCTGAACAAGAGTGCTTCTTGAAATCGATAGAACACGAGCCGCTCGTCTCGGACTGGCAATGTCATCAAGAACGCCGTCTCGCGAGTGGAATAGAGCCCGCCGTAAAGAATAATGCCGGACGAAAAGACCAGCATCACCTGCAAAGACGAGAAAAACAACGTGAAGACAAAGAGAATCGTCTTAGCATGGAGCGACGCTCCCGAGGCTCCTACATGCGACACAACGAAGGTAAATCCACCGTAGAAGAGTGCGTAGAGCCCAATCCAAAACAGAAGGCTCAGGACAACGACCAGCGAAGTACGCAGTTTGGCCCTTTCCAGAAGTCGGCTGAGATGAGCAATGCCGATCGAGCTGCGTAGCCGTAAAAATATTTGGCCTTCGCGCTCATGCGAGGGGAGCGACTGAGTTAGAGACTCATACTCAGCGTTCGAATCCGCTGCAGCATCGGACGGGGCTGTCATGAATCACCTTACCTGCTCTGATTCAGATGACTCATGAGTCTGCGTCGGCTTTGCCGCGTCGTCTCCGAGCAATCGGCCTTGGTCCATCAATGCCAAATAGAGGTTCTCCAAAGAATCGCTTGAGTCAGGCATCAGACTGCGAAGCTCTTGAACACTCCCTTCAAACAGCTTGTGCCCCGCCTTCATCACGCCGATCCGATCGGCTATCTCTTCTGCAACGTTCAAGGTATGTGTCGACATGAATACGGTCTTGCCCGTTTCAACGTACCCACGGAGAAGATCTTTAACGAGGCGAATACTGTGGGGATCGAGCCCTACCATGGGCTCGTCAACAACCAGCACCTTGGGGTCGTGAATCATTGCGGCGGCAAAAACCGTTCGCTGACGCATGCCGTGCGAGTAGCTTTCAGTGAGTCGGTCAAGAAAATCGGTCAACTGAAACCGCTCAGCCTCTCGCTGCAATGCACTCTTAGCTGCGGCATCGTTCATGCCATACATACTTGCAACGAATTTAAGGAATTCTCGCCCGGACAGCTTATCATAGAGAAAGGGCTGGTCAGGAACGTAGCCGATCAGCCGACTCGATTCTCGGGGCTGCTGGACGACGTCGTATGGCCCAACGGTTATGGTGCCGGAGGTGGGTTTGAGCAGCCCGACCAGCGTTTTAATCGTGGTGGTTTTTCCTGCCCCGTTATGACCGAGCAAGGCGAAGAGCTCACCACCTTCCAGTCTCAAGTCCAGGCCATCGACCGCAACGCGATCACCGTAGGTTCGCGTTACCTTATCAAACTGGAGCATTTCAAAGGGAGCAGAAAGGAGCTATCGTCATAAGAGAATCGTGGCGTTATAGAACTCGCACCACGAAACCGACCCCAAGTAGGGCGCCGAGTACCTCTCCGATCATTATGGTCAGATGGCAGGCTAGGGCAAAGCGGGCTTTTCCTTACCGGCAATCTCTTTTCTGAGT
The genomic region above belongs to Lacipirellulaceae bacterium and contains:
- the mqnC gene encoding cyclic dehypoxanthinyl futalosine synthase, with product MTALLTNTDLLEKSVAGERLTPEEGLQLLESYDLASLGRAADEITRRLHPEDYRTYNIDRNINYTNVCTAVCDFCAFYRKPKSPEGYVLDRGVILKKIEETVELGGDQILLQGGLHPDYPLEWYEEMLQEIKQEFPSLNIHGFSPPEIYHFTKLSKLPLKTVLERLQAAGLGSLPGGGAEILVDRVRNEITRGKVMTDDWLDVHRVWHQLGGRSTATMMYGHVETLAERIEHLERLRQLQGETGGFTAFICWSFQPENTDMADVPAAGAFEYLKTNAVARLYLDNFANLQSSWVTQGLKIGQMALLYGANDMGSLMIEENVVAEAGTVHHLTLQQIRNAISDLGYTPRQRNVHYQLIDEEVTSIVPQSRQNLSPLPIVS
- a CDS encoding menaquinone biosynthesis protein yields the protein MSALNETNEPLRIGAVNYLNTKPLVHGLAEDLPECALSFELPSQLAERLSAGELDVALAPCVELAKHPEWSIISTACIGCLGPVLSVQLLFRRPPAEVNTLALDEGSRTSVILSQILLHEACGVRPHLIPLPIQDDPLQVEADALLVIGDRAIDLDSDDFVERWDLGERWRDLTGLPFVFAMWMARPGAQAAYPGLGRVEQALDAARDRGEDALHEIAREQSPVMGLSEERILSYLRDNLNFYLGRPQRLGLAEFFRRAKALELIDQVPDFRFDDCTAN
- a CDS encoding ABC transporter ATP-binding protein — its product is MLQFDKVTRTYGDRVAVDGLDLRLEGGELFALLGHNGAGKTTTIKTLVGLLKPTSGTITVGPYDVVQQPRESSRLIGYVPDQPFLYDKLSGREFLKFVASMYGMNDAAAKSALQREAERFQLTDFLDRLTESYSHGMRQRTVFAAAMIHDPKVLVVDEPMVGLDPHSIRLVKDLLRGYVETGKTVFMSTHTLNVAEEIADRIGVMKAGHKLFEGSVQELRSLMPDSSDSLENLYLALMDQGRLLGDDAAKPTQTHESSESEQVR